A genomic stretch from Telopea speciosissima isolate NSW1024214 ecotype Mountain lineage chromosome 7, Tspe_v1, whole genome shotgun sequence includes:
- the LOC122668526 gene encoding uncharacterized protein LOC122668526 translates to MSNQKCACVKEIVRDGDWYLDPSTSFDLIDIWRALPTIEKFHDEVPDLTVWTGNSSSNFTSKSAWNAIRTRIARADWSEAVWFERGINSHCFIAWRCLSDALPTRDNLIHRHIPAPHHCEFCSAIIESRNHLFFGCPFSTDIWKIIYELCFHDGTMPSNVIDAAISVIYAAGRVGKLGLATKLAFCATIKHIWSERNFRIFRNKIRPKDQIIGAIKGDVIGRLSSISLVGNPTTANLHIAAKWGLQVHWAARIPKACSWFAHNLNMVALHCDGSLADDKASFGGLICDGCGDPIAAYAGLGEDLLVLSMELKAIYKGISLCIEKGLYDVSVRSD, encoded by the coding sequence atgtcgaaccAAAAATGTGCATGTGTCAAGGAGATTGTACGTGATGGAGATTGGTACCTCGACCCCTCTACATCTTTTGACCtcattgatatttggagggcccttccaaccattgaaaaatttcaCGATGAGGTTCCGGATTTGACCGTTTGGACAGGCAACTCTTCGAGTAATTTCACTTCTAAATCAGCCTGGAATGCTATCCGCACAAGAATTGCCCGTGCAGATTGGAGTGaagctgtttggtttgaaagGGGTATTAATTCTCATTGCTTTATAGCTTGGAGATGCCTTTCAGATGCCCTCCCTACAAGGGATAACCTCATTCATAGACATATTCCTGCTCCTCATCATTGTGAGTTTTGCTCGGCTATAATTGAAAGCagaaatcatcttttctttgggtGCCCCTTCTCTACTGACATTTGGAAGATTATTTATGAGCTTTGCTTTCATGATGGAACCATGCCAAGCAATGTCATTGATGCAGCCATCTCGGTTATATATGCCGCAGGTAGAGTAGGGAAGTTGGGGCTGGCCACCAAGCTTGCGTTCTGTGCTACAATCAAGCATATTTGGTCGGAGAGAAATTTTAGAATTTTCAGGAACAAAATCAGACCTAAGGACCAGATCATAGGGGCTATAAAGGGGGATGTTATTGGCAGattatcttccatttctttggtgggAAACCCTACTACTGCCAACCTTCATATTGCTGCCAAATGGGGTCTTCAAGTTCATTGGGCTGCTCGAATTCCAAAGGCCTGCTCTTGGTTTGCCCATAATCTGAatatggttgctctccattgtgatgggtctcttgCAGATGACAAAGCAAGCTTTGGGGGCCTCATTTGTGATGGATGTGGGGACCCCATAGCTGCCTATGCTGGTCTAGGGGAAGATCTTTTGGTGCTGTCCATGGAGCTAAAGGCTATTTACAAAGGAATTTCCCTTTGTATCGAGAAGGGCTTGTATGATGTTTCTGTTAGGTCGGATTAG